A portion of the Faecalibacterium sp. I3-3-89 genome contains these proteins:
- a CDS encoding ferredoxin, translated as MKAFVDPELCIGCTQCAGLCPGVYQMEGTLAVAIPGDIPPDEVPLAVDAANACPVGAIRVE; from the coding sequence ATGAAAGCTTTCGTAGACCCTGAACTCTGCATCGGCTGCACCCAGTGCGCCGGGCTTTGCCCCGGCGTGTACCAGATGGAGGGCACGCTGGCCGTCGCCATCCCCGGCGACATCCCGCCCGACGAAGTCCCGCTGGCCGTAGACGCCGCCAACGCCTGCCCCGTGGGGGCGATAAGGGTGGAGTGA
- a CDS encoding CPBP family intramembrane glutamic endopeptidase — translation MLKRLRSAHPMLYCLGAEVLFLGMLFVASMVSLLGILFVLRDLEMADDYLLTTLQEAAGILTACFLLARTGKIGLLRRRGSGFLNGLLVGLYPIALISYNAYNTLLFGRPEGDMLPAWRIVWFLLGMTSVGVAEEFLFRGVIAQTLLEHFGTSRGGVWKACLLSGLYFGAAHLTNLTGSAPLGVLMQCVFAASLGTLLAAVYFRTGNIWVTVFIHAAMDITSMLVGGLYGTQSVADSISTYDITMLASVAVYLIPTAFLLRKKKIGEVELYFGRDAASENA, via the coding sequence ATGCTCAAACGTCTGCGCAGCGCCCACCCGATGCTCTACTGCCTCGGGGCTGAGGTGCTGTTTCTGGGGATGCTGTTCGTGGCGTCGATGGTGTCGCTTCTGGGGATCTTATTCGTCCTGCGCGACCTCGAGATGGCCGACGACTATCTGCTGACGACCCTGCAGGAGGCGGCAGGCATCCTGACGGCCTGCTTCCTTCTGGCCCGCACCGGGAAGATCGGCCTGCTCCGCCGCCGGGGCAGCGGCTTCTTAAACGGCCTGCTGGTGGGCCTGTACCCCATCGCACTCATCAGCTACAACGCCTATAACACCCTGCTGTTCGGCCGCCCGGAGGGCGATATGCTGCCCGCGTGGCGCATCGTGTGGTTCCTGCTGGGCATGACCAGCGTGGGCGTGGCCGAAGAGTTTCTGTTCCGGGGGGTCATCGCCCAGACCCTGCTTGAGCACTTCGGCACCAGCCGGGGCGGCGTCTGGAAAGCCTGTCTGCTGTCGGGCCTGTACTTCGGCGCGGCCCACCTGACCAACCTCACCGGCAGCGCGCCGCTGGGCGTGCTGATGCAGTGTGTCTTTGCGGCATCGCTGGGCACCCTGCTGGCGGCAGTCTATTTCCGCACCGGCAACATCTGGGTGACGGTGTTCATCCACGCCGCGATGGACATCACCTCCATGCTGGTGGGCGGCTTATACGGCACCCAGTCGGTGGCCGACAGCATCAGCACCTACGACATCACCATGCTGGCGTCGGTGGCGGTCTATCTCATCCCCACAGCGTTCCTGCTGCGGAAAAAGAAGATCGGCGAAGTGGAGCTTTACTTCGGACGGGATGCAGCGTCAGAGAATGCATAA
- a CDS encoding Ice-structuring protein — MKMEMTPEEHARLHRRRGRQALGLLIAVLVLIGTLTVLHAGVSAVAKLFDDTAQRQEYEDKLEGLVLFDPVPFDGIENIDDLTLREAAVWGCVYSIQETQGGFEGYNTDPDTEQLLIPSVDVDAYLAKLVGPSFRMTHKTFEMEDMTIEFDDATQCYKIPITGGVGSYRATVTKLFKKGGLLHVTVGYIPTQNADDSILVTNSDTPTKYMDYLFSRQSGSWYLTGLTESETKPEQTAASAASQPAPMADSDVEDAILATGGEAPASSAAASAEAAAEAEPQAESAASPAA; from the coding sequence ATGAAGATGGAAATGACCCCGGAAGAACACGCCCGGCTCCACCGCCGCCGCGGCCGTCAGGCCCTCGGGCTGCTCATCGCCGTGCTGGTGCTCATCGGTACGCTGACGGTGCTGCACGCAGGTGTGAGCGCTGTGGCAAAGCTGTTCGACGACACCGCCCAGCGGCAGGAATACGAAGATAAGCTGGAGGGCCTTGTGCTGTTCGACCCGGTGCCCTTCGACGGCATCGAGAACATCGACGACCTGACCCTCCGCGAAGCCGCAGTCTGGGGCTGCGTGTACAGCATTCAGGAGACGCAGGGCGGTTTCGAGGGCTACAACACCGACCCCGATACCGAACAGCTGCTCATCCCGTCGGTGGACGTGGACGCCTACCTTGCAAAGCTCGTAGGCCCCAGCTTCCGCATGACCCATAAGACGTTCGAGATGGAGGATATGACCATCGAGTTCGACGACGCCACCCAGTGCTACAAGATCCCCATCACCGGCGGCGTGGGCAGCTACCGCGCCACCGTTACCAAGCTGTTCAAAAAGGGCGGCCTTCTCCACGTCACCGTGGGCTACATCCCCACCCAGAACGCGGACGACAGCATCCTCGTCACAAATTCGGACACGCCGACCAAGTACATGGACTACCTCTTCAGCCGTCAGAGCGGCAGCTGGTATCTCACCGGCCTGACCGAGAGCGAGACGAAGCCGGAGCAGACGGCGGCATCTGCCGCCAGCCAGCCCGCACCGATGGCGGACAGCGATGTGGAGGATGCCATCCTCGCTACCGGCGGCGAGGCCCCGGCAAGCTCCGCAGCGGCCTCTGCGGAGGCCGCTGCGGAAGCCGAGCCACAGGCCGAGAGCGCAGCCAGCCCGGCGGCGTAA
- the polA gene encoding DNA polymerase I: protein MRLLVIDGNSIANRAFYGIKLLTTKDGRYTNAIFGFLNILLSLLKECDPDEVAVAFDLKAPTFRHKMYDGYKATRHKMPDELAAQMPVLKELLAALGYREVTAEGWEADDILGTLSAACAARSDDCFLATGDRDSLQLVSDTTTVLLATTAMGRSKTVTMDVEAVKEKYGVSPRQLIDIKSLMGDASDNIPGVKGIGEKSAVTLIQKYGSLAGVYSHLDDTADKTIKPKQREHLAEDRAMAELSYTLGTIRTDAPIDTAEGAYVVGEGNKAEAVRLMQELELHSLITRFGLSDVAPAADPAKASAGPLPEAGIAALPAEPKGHYLVAARPAVMGKQGTRIVELQPAAWYAVQDRTVFPLEADDLLRLLDNADVTLDVFDSAPLYARAMAAGGWGSSIVWDGKLAAYLLDASASKYNLSELIIRYRADAAFTCEAWPDAGALADLFAKMKAEITALGEDALYNDIEFPLAQVLADMTRIGILVDREGIEKFGVKMRAELEDVLTRIHMETGSASFNPNSPKQLGEMLFDTMGLPHGKKTQRGWSTDAETLESLRDYPLVEDILQYRAYQKLNSTYVEGLLKVIAEDGRIHTRFNQTEARTGRLSSDNPNLQNIPIRTELGSQLRAYFVARPGCVLVDADYSQIELRILAHVTGDEHMQQAFLTGEDIHRSTAAKIYNLPLEQVTPRLRSSAKAINFGIMYGKGAYSLSKDIGVSVKEADAFLKNYLATFPKVSGYMDKTISDARACGYVSTLFGRRRSLPELTSNNHNIRASGERMARNTPIQGTAADVIKLAMVRVWRRLRDEKMESRLILTVHDELIVEAPEAEAAKAASILQEEMEGCVNYAVPLSTEVHQGKNWLEAH, encoded by the coding sequence ATGCGTTTACTGGTCATCGACGGCAACAGCATCGCCAACCGTGCCTTTTACGGCATCAAGCTGCTGACCACCAAGGACGGCCGCTACACCAACGCCATTTTCGGCTTTCTGAATATCCTGCTCTCCCTGCTCAAGGAATGTGACCCCGACGAGGTGGCCGTGGCCTTCGACCTCAAGGCCCCCACCTTCCGCCACAAAATGTACGACGGCTACAAGGCCACCCGCCACAAGATGCCCGACGAGCTGGCTGCACAGATGCCAGTGCTGAAAGAGCTTCTGGCTGCGCTGGGCTACCGCGAGGTGACGGCGGAGGGCTGGGAGGCCGACGACATCCTCGGCACCCTGTCCGCCGCCTGCGCCGCCCGCAGCGACGACTGCTTCCTCGCCACCGGAGACCGGGACAGCCTGCAGCTGGTCAGCGACACCACCACCGTCCTGCTGGCCACCACCGCCATGGGCCGCAGCAAGACCGTCACCATGGACGTGGAGGCCGTGAAGGAGAAATACGGCGTCTCCCCCCGCCAGCTCATCGACATCAAGAGCCTGATGGGCGACGCCTCCGACAACATCCCGGGCGTCAAGGGCATCGGTGAGAAGAGCGCCGTCACCCTCATCCAGAAATACGGCAGCCTCGCAGGGGTCTACTCCCACCTCGACGACACCGCCGACAAGACCATCAAGCCCAAGCAGCGGGAGCATCTGGCCGAGGACCGGGCGATGGCTGAGCTGAGCTACACGCTGGGCACCATCCGCACCGACGCCCCCATCGACACCGCCGAAGGTGCGTATGTCGTGGGTGAGGGCAACAAGGCCGAGGCCGTCCGGCTGATGCAGGAGCTGGAGCTGCACTCCCTCATCACCCGCTTCGGCCTCAGCGACGTCGCGCCTGCTGCAGACCCGGCCAAGGCCAGCGCCGGGCCGCTGCCGGAGGCCGGGATCGCCGCTCTGCCCGCAGAGCCAAAGGGCCATTACCTCGTGGCGGCCCGGCCTGCCGTCATGGGAAAGCAGGGCACCCGCATCGTGGAGTTGCAGCCTGCCGCATGGTATGCCGTGCAGGACAGGACCGTCTTCCCGCTGGAGGCCGACGACCTCCTCCGCCTGCTGGACAACGCGGACGTCACCCTCGACGTCTTCGACAGCGCCCCTCTCTACGCCCGTGCGATGGCGGCGGGCGGCTGGGGCAGCAGCATCGTCTGGGACGGCAAGCTGGCGGCGTATCTGCTGGACGCCTCGGCCTCGAAGTACAACCTCTCCGAGCTGATCATCCGCTACCGCGCCGACGCTGCCTTCACCTGTGAGGCATGGCCGGACGCCGGTGCTCTGGCCGACCTCTTCGCCAAGATGAAGGCGGAGATCACCGCGCTGGGCGAGGACGCGCTCTACAACGACATCGAGTTCCCGCTGGCACAGGTGCTGGCCGACATGACCCGCATCGGCATCCTCGTGGACCGGGAGGGCATCGAGAAGTTCGGCGTGAAAATGCGGGCCGAGCTGGAAGACGTCCTCACCCGCATCCATATGGAGACAGGCAGCGCCAGCTTCAACCCCAACAGCCCCAAGCAGCTGGGCGAGATGCTCTTCGACACCATGGGCCTGCCCCACGGCAAGAAGACCCAGCGCGGCTGGTCCACCGACGCCGAGACTCTGGAGTCCCTGCGGGACTACCCGCTGGTGGAGGACATTTTGCAGTACCGCGCCTACCAGAAGCTCAACTCCACCTATGTCGAGGGTCTTCTGAAAGTCATCGCGGAGGATGGGCGCATCCACACCCGCTTCAACCAGACCGAAGCCCGCACCGGACGCCTCTCCTCCGACAACCCCAACCTGCAGAACATCCCCATCCGCACCGAGCTGGGCAGCCAGCTCCGCGCCTACTTTGTGGCGCGGCCCGGCTGCGTGCTGGTGGACGCCGATTACAGCCAGATCGAGCTGCGCATCCTCGCCCACGTCACCGGCGACGAGCATATGCAGCAGGCCTTCCTGACCGGCGAGGACATCCACCGCAGCACCGCCGCGAAGATCTACAACCTGCCCCTCGAGCAGGTCACGCCCCGTCTCCGCTCCTCTGCCAAAGCCATCAACTTCGGCATCATGTACGGCAAGGGCGCGTACAGCCTCTCGAAGGACATCGGCGTCAGCGTCAAGGAGGCCGACGCCTTCCTGAAAAACTATCTGGCCACTTTCCCGAAGGTGAGCGGCTATATGGACAAGACCATCTCCGACGCCCGGGCCTGCGGCTATGTGTCCACCCTCTTCGGACGCCGCCGCTCCCTGCCCGAGCTGACCAGCAACAACCACAACATCCGGGCCAGCGGTGAGCGGATGGCCCGCAACACCCCCATTCAGGGCACTGCCGCCGACGTCATCAAGCTGGCGATGGTGCGGGTCTGGCGGCGTCTGCGGGACGAGAAGATGGAGAGCCGCCTCATCCTGACCGTCCACGACGAACTCATCGTGGAGGCCCCGGAGGCGGAGGCCGCAAAGGCCGCTTCTATCTTACAAGAAGAGATGGAAGGCTGTGTCAATTACGCTGTGCCCCTGAGCACCGAGGTGCATCAGGGCAAAAACTGGCTGGAGGCCCACTAA
- a CDS encoding arsenate reductase family protein encodes MNIQIFGTTKCFDTKKAQRYFKERGIKFQMIDLKEKEMSRGEFENVSRALGGWQALVNPNAKDKQTLALLDALVDWQKEDKLFENQQLFRTPIVRNGRQATVGYQPDVWKSWD; translated from the coding sequence ATGAACATCCAGATCTTCGGCACCACCAAGTGCTTCGATACCAAAAAGGCGCAACGCTATTTCAAGGAGCGCGGCATCAAATTCCAGATGATCGACCTGAAAGAAAAAGAGATGAGCCGGGGCGAGTTCGAGAATGTGTCCCGGGCGCTGGGCGGCTGGCAGGCGCTGGTGAATCCCAACGCCAAGGACAAGCAGACGCTGGCGCTGCTGGACGCGCTGGTGGATTGGCAGAAGGAAGACAAGCTCTTTGAGAACCAGCAGCTGTTCCGCACCCCCATCGTCCGCAACGGCCGTCAGGCCACCGTGGGCTACCAGCCCGACGTCTGGAAAAGCTGGGATTGA
- a CDS encoding glycosyltransferase family 2 protein, translated as MKATIIIPNINGKGWLKDSIESVYAQTEQDFELIVVDNGSTDESLEQARSYCSRPNFTLIENGCNTGFSHAVNQGIARAKSEFVVLFNNDAFAEPQWLAELLRAAESDEKIFAVQSLMIRHFDRELADDAGDYVTWMGFACKTGDGRRASRYTRQKRIFSACGGAALYRKSILDEIGVFDENFFAYFEDVDLSWRANNAGYKNILCPTAKCYHICGASTGAVRYNAFKSQQSGRNSILLPLKNEPLLMLLLNFIPLALGYLLKCYKFHKQGFGEAWDKGMHEAFDLLRSGRLGKRPFRLCDLPNYILMELWMIWNMVPYLWYRLVVVRFDLK; from the coding sequence ATGAAAGCGACCATCATCATCCCCAACATCAACGGCAAAGGCTGGCTCAAAGACTCCATCGAGTCGGTCTACGCCCAGACCGAACAGGATTTCGAACTCATCGTGGTGGACAACGGCTCCACCGACGAGAGCCTCGAGCAGGCCCGCAGCTATTGCAGCCGGCCCAACTTCACCCTCATCGAGAACGGCTGCAACACCGGCTTCTCCCATGCCGTGAATCAGGGCATCGCCCGGGCGAAGAGCGAGTTCGTGGTGCTGTTCAACAACGATGCCTTTGCCGAGCCTCAGTGGCTGGCCGAGCTGCTCCGCGCCGCCGAGAGCGACGAGAAGATCTTTGCCGTCCAGAGCCTTATGATCCGCCACTTCGACCGGGAGCTGGCCGACGACGCCGGCGACTACGTCACATGGATGGGCTTTGCCTGCAAGACCGGCGACGGACGCCGGGCCAGCCGGTACACCAGACAGAAGCGCATCTTCTCGGCCTGCGGCGGCGCGGCCCTCTACCGCAAGAGCATCCTCGACGAGATCGGCGTCTTTGATGAGAATTTCTTCGCCTACTTCGAGGACGTAGACCTCAGCTGGCGGGCCAACAACGCGGGCTACAAAAACATCCTCTGCCCCACAGCCAAGTGCTACCACATCTGCGGGGCCAGCACCGGCGCGGTGCGGTACAACGCCTTCAAGAGCCAGCAGAGCGGCCGGAACAGCATCCTCCTCCCCCTCAAAAACGAGCCTCTTCTGATGCTCCTCCTCAACTTCATCCCGCTGGCGCTGGGCTATCTGCTCAAGTGCTACAAGTTCCACAAGCAGGGCTTCGGCGAAGCATGGGACAAGGGGATGCACGAGGCCTTCGACCTGCTCCGAAGCGGCCGCCTCGGCAAGCGCCCCTTCCGCCTGTGTGACCTGCCCAACTACATCCTCATGGAACTGTGGATGATCTGGAACATGGTACCCTATCTGTGGTACCGGCTGGTGGTCGTGAGATTTGATCTGAAATAA
- a CDS encoding GntR family transcriptional regulator produces MGERFDTSRPIYAQIVERLKAKILAGVYPPGGHLDSVRDLAAAAGVNPNTMQRALAQLETEGLVRTERTTGRFVTEDTALLEKLRDEMARAVTAEYLEKMRGIGYGPAQAAALVTGWETKESERNE; encoded by the coding sequence ATGGGAGAACGATTCGACACGAGCCGCCCCATTTATGCGCAGATCGTGGAACGTCTCAAGGCAAAGATACTGGCGGGGGTCTATCCGCCCGGCGGGCATCTGGACTCGGTGCGTGATCTGGCGGCGGCAGCGGGGGTCAACCCCAACACCATGCAGCGGGCGCTGGCCCAGCTGGAAACGGAGGGCCTCGTCCGCACCGAGCGGACAACGGGCCGCTTCGTCACCGAGGACACCGCTTTATTGGAAAAGCTGCGGGACGAGATGGCCCGGGCTGTGACCGCTGAATATCTGGAAAAAATGCGCGGCATCGGCTACGGCCCGGCACAGGCCGCCGCGCTGGTAACGGGCTGGGAAACAAAGGAGAGTGAACGGAATGAGTGA
- a CDS encoding sugar O-acetyltransferase, whose amino-acid sequence MTEREKMLSGKLYDPTDKELEQLRLNARKLARKYNSTDEDQPEEQAQILQKLLPTTEELPYLQAPVYFDYGCNTYFGKFSSANFNFTCLDVCEIHIGDNVMIGPNVTLATPMHPLLPEERNVRKREDGSFYNLEYAKPITIKDNCWLASNVVVCGGVTIGEGCVIGAGSVVTRDIPPYSLAAGNPCRVIRKITEKDHMPDGIEKN is encoded by the coding sequence ATGACTGAAAGAGAAAAAATGCTAAGTGGGAAGTTATACGATCCAACGGATAAAGAATTGGAGCAATTACGCCTGAACGCACGTAAATTGGCAAGAAAATACAATTCGACAGATGAAGATCAGCCAGAAGAGCAAGCACAGATATTGCAAAAATTACTGCCAACAACAGAGGAGCTTCCGTATTTGCAGGCGCCTGTTTATTTTGATTATGGATGTAATACTTACTTCGGAAAATTCAGCTCTGCTAATTTTAATTTTACATGTTTGGATGTATGCGAAATACATATAGGCGATAATGTGATGATTGGTCCCAATGTTACATTGGCAACTCCTATGCATCCATTGTTACCTGAAGAACGCAATGTCCGAAAGAGAGAAGATGGAAGTTTTTATAATCTTGAATATGCGAAGCCAATCACTATAAAAGATAATTGCTGGCTGGCATCTAATGTGGTTGTTTGCGGTGGTGTCACCATAGGAGAAGGGTGTGTGATTGGTGCAGGAAGCGTTGTAACAAGAGATATTCCACCCTATAGTCTGGCAGCGGGAAATCCATGCCGGGTTATTCGCAAGATAACTGAGAAAGATCATATGCCAGACGGAATTGAAAAGAATTGA
- the tsaD gene encoding tRNA (adenosine(37)-N6)-threonylcarbamoyltransferase complex transferase subunit TsaD, whose product MIILGIESTCDETAASLVEDGRHLLSNVISTSVKEQALYGGVVPEIASRRHCEFISATVKKALLDAGKTIDDVDAVAVTFAPGLIGAVLVGVNFAKGLAYSAGKPLVPVHHLRGHIAALYLTHPELKPPFLCLVASGGHSHIVEVQDYTHYHILGHTVDDAAGEAFDKVARTLGLPYPGGPSVANAAKTGDPKAYRLPVPHVEGRYNVSFSGLKTAVLNEVNQAQMKGTEIHVPDLAASFQERIAGILAEKLLLAAADTGAKQVCLAGGVAANGRLRQLVNDGAQKLGAKVYLPELKFCGDNGAMIAAQGYYQYIAGHTAGLELNGLPTLPIDYE is encoded by the coding sequence ATGATCATTCTAGGAATCGAATCCACCTGCGACGAGACCGCCGCATCTCTGGTGGAGGATGGACGGCATCTGCTGAGCAACGTCATCTCCACCAGCGTCAAGGAACAGGCGCTTTATGGCGGCGTCGTGCCCGAGATCGCCAGCCGCCGCCACTGCGAGTTCATCAGCGCCACCGTCAAAAAGGCCCTGCTGGACGCCGGAAAGACCATCGACGACGTGGACGCCGTGGCCGTCACCTTCGCGCCCGGACTCATCGGCGCGGTGCTGGTGGGCGTCAACTTCGCCAAAGGCCTCGCCTACTCGGCGGGCAAACCCCTGGTGCCGGTCCACCACCTGCGGGGCCACATCGCGGCCCTTTACCTCACCCACCCCGAGCTGAAGCCGCCCTTCCTCTGCCTTGTGGCATCCGGTGGACACAGCCACATCGTGGAGGTACAGGACTACACCCACTACCACATCCTCGGCCACACGGTGGACGATGCCGCCGGTGAGGCCTTCGACAAGGTGGCCCGGACGCTGGGCCTGCCCTATCCCGGCGGCCCCAGCGTCGCCAACGCCGCCAAGACCGGAGACCCGAAGGCCTACCGCCTGCCCGTCCCCCACGTCGAGGGCCGATACAACGTCAGCTTCTCCGGCCTCAAGACCGCTGTGCTGAACGAGGTGAATCAGGCCCAGATGAAGGGCACTGAGATCCATGTGCCCGACCTTGCGGCCAGCTTTCAGGAGCGCATCGCAGGCATCCTCGCCGAAAAGCTCCTCCTCGCCGCCGCCGACACCGGCGCAAAGCAGGTCTGCCTCGCGGGCGGCGTCGCAGCCAACGGCCGTCTGCGCCAGCTGGTCAACGACGGTGCCCAGAAGCTGGGTGCAAAGGTCTATCTGCCTGAGCTGAAGTTCTGCGGCGACAACGGCGCCATGATCGCGGCGCAGGGGTATTACCAGTACATCGCAGGCCATACCGCCGGGCTGGAGCTGAACGGCCTGCCCACGCTGCCCATTGATTACGAATAA
- a CDS encoding 6-phosphofructokinase codes for MKKRVGILTSGGDCPGLNATIRGVAKALYARFGENVEIVGILNGYHGLITGDYKEMTEDDFRGILTLGGTILGTKRTPFKLMRVVEEDKIDKVAAMKKTYKDAKLDCLLCLGGNGTHKTANLLAQEGLNIIGLPKTIDNDIYGTDVTFGFHTAVDIATEVIDRIHTTAGSHSRVMCIEIMGNKAGWLTLYSGIAGGADIILLPEMPYDIDRVCSAVERRARKGSNFSIIAVAEGAINTEEAGMKRKEWMAKRTEAGYGATATNRIAAAVQKKTGMETRVCIPGHMQRGGSPSAYDRVLATQFGSYAAKLVEMERYGVTVAMVNNRVIANRLEDIAGKTRNVPEGCELLTVARRMGVSLG; via the coding sequence ATGAAAAAACGTGTTGGCATCCTGACCTCCGGCGGCGACTGTCCCGGCCTGAACGCCACCATCCGCGGCGTGGCAAAGGCCCTGTATGCACGGTTCGGCGAGAACGTCGAGATCGTGGGCATCCTCAACGGCTATCACGGCCTCATCACCGGCGATTACAAGGAGATGACGGAGGACGATTTCCGCGGCATCCTGACGCTGGGCGGCACCATCCTCGGCACCAAGCGCACCCCCTTCAAGCTCATGCGCGTGGTGGAAGAGGACAAGATCGACAAGGTCGCCGCCATGAAAAAGACCTACAAGGACGCCAAGCTCGACTGCCTGCTCTGCCTCGGCGGCAACGGCACCCACAAGACGGCCAACCTTCTCGCGCAGGAGGGCCTGAACATCATCGGCCTGCCCAAGACCATCGACAACGACATCTACGGCACCGACGTCACCTTCGGCTTCCACACCGCCGTGGACATCGCCACCGAGGTCATCGACCGCATCCACACCACTGCCGGCAGCCACAGCCGCGTCATGTGCATCGAGATCATGGGCAACAAGGCCGGCTGGCTGACCCTCTACTCCGGTATCGCCGGCGGCGCGGACATCATCCTGCTGCCCGAGATGCCCTATGACATCGACCGCGTCTGCAGCGCCGTCGAGCGCCGCGCCCGCAAGGGTTCCAACTTCTCCATCATCGCCGTGGCCGAGGGTGCCATCAACACCGAAGAGGCCGGTATGAAGCGGAAGGAGTGGATGGCCAAGCGCACGGAGGCCGGTTACGGTGCCACCGCCACCAACCGCATCGCCGCCGCCGTCCAGAAGAAGACCGGCATGGAGACCCGCGTCTGCATCCCGGGCCATATGCAGCGCGGCGGCAGCCCCAGCGCCTACGACCGCGTGCTGGCCACCCAGTTCGGCAGCTACGCCGCCAAGTTGGTGGAGATGGAGCGCTACGGCGTCACCGTCGCCATGGTCAACAACCGCGTCATCGCCAACCGCCTCGAGGACATCGCCGGCAAGACCCGCAACGTCCCCGAAGGCTGCGAGCTGCTCACCGTCGCCCGCCGGATGGGCGTGAGTCTCGGCTGA
- a CDS encoding ABC transporter ATP-binding protein yields MSELLTCEGLTKSYQKGTNALDSIDLHIGFGRIVGLLGPNGSGKTTLIKLANGLLQPTAGSIKVAGMAPGPDTKAIVSYLPDAQWLPDWMRVEQLVEMFRDFYADFDTAKASEMLEKLELSPKAILKSLSKGNKEKVQLILAMSRNARLYLLDEPIGGVDPAARDYILNTILTNYSRDASVILSTHLIEDVEPVLDEAVFLKNGKVFAHRSVEELRETEGMSVDAYFREVFKC; encoded by the coding sequence ATGAGTGAACTTCTGACCTGTGAGGGACTGACGAAATCCTACCAGAAAGGGACGAACGCCCTCGACAGCATCGACCTGCACATCGGCTTTGGCCGCATCGTGGGCCTGCTCGGCCCCAACGGCAGCGGCAAGACCACCCTCATCAAGCTGGCGAACGGCCTTTTGCAGCCCACGGCGGGAAGCATCAAAGTGGCGGGCATGGCTCCCGGCCCGGATACCAAGGCCATCGTCTCCTATCTGCCGGACGCCCAGTGGCTGCCCGACTGGATGCGGGTGGAGCAGCTGGTGGAGATGTTCCGGGATTTTTACGCCGACTTCGACACCGCAAAGGCCAGTGAGATGCTGGAAAAGCTGGAGCTTTCGCCCAAAGCCATCCTCAAGAGCCTCTCGAAGGGAAACAAGGAGAAGGTCCAGCTCATCCTCGCCATGAGCCGGAACGCCCGGCTCTATCTGCTGGATGAACCCATCGGCGGCGTGGACCCGGCGGCACGGGATTACATCCTGAACACCATCCTCACCAACTACAGCCGGGATGCCTCGGTCATCCTCTCCACCCACCTCATCGAGGATGTGGAGCCGGTGCTGGACGAGGCGGTGTTCCTGAAAAACGGAAAAGTCTTCGCCCATCGGTCGGTGGAGGAACTCCGTGAGACTGAGGGCATGAGCGTGGATGCGTATTTCCGGGAGGTATTCAAATGCTGA